The sequence ATCTCCAGTAAAGCAACCCAGATCATTGTGCTTTGTTTAAAACTTTCATTTTAACATCACGTGACAACAAATATTATGGGCTTTGAAAGCAAGCTAAAGCTTGGTGATGTTACCAAATgtcaaagaaacaaaagaaagataaaGGTAGTACCTGTAGGAAGTAGGAGCTCATGGGATCCTCTTTGTTGTCCTCGTTGTAGTACAGTCCCCCAACAATGAAGATCTGATTCTCTTTGGTCACCAGACTGACATGGTTCTTTGGGATTTGAGTAGACAGGGAGGCGAAATAGCACTCATTGGCATTGGGGTCATAGGCCACTGCTCCACTGTCGCTCACCATGAAAATGAGGTCCTGGAGGAACATCCCGAAGCGCATTGTGTCATTCAAGATCCCAGGGAGAGCATCCTCCTCCGTATCTTCCCCTTCATCTACTGCTCCATTGACAACGTTCTCCTTTGCTTGATTCTCACTGTTCTTCttcactttcttcttcttcaccaCGGTGAATTTGCCTTTCTGGGAGTCCTTCACCATCTGCAGCTTCTTGAGCAGCTCCGGGCTGGACTTGACCATGGCGTGGTTCTCCACGTGGTCCTTGATGTAGTCGTTGGGCATGAGGCGGAAGCGGATGCTCTCGAAGATGACAGGCAAGGCCTTCTGCCGGCTCTCGCGGTCCTTGGTCCCCACCCACTTCATCACCACCTCAAAGACACTCTCCTCCTTCTCGACGTTGAGGGAGTCACTGGAGATGATGGCGATCAGCTCGTCAGGGGAGAGCTGGTAGAACTCCTCGTCCCGGGAGATGAGCGCGAAGCGGTCGCAGATGAAATCccgggcagccacagccagccggGCGCAATCCAGCATCAATCCCAGCCGGAAGATGGCCAGGCAGTTGCTGAGGCAGAGCCTCTTCTGCAGGAAGGACACGCACACGGTGAAGATGGAGGGGATCTGGAACATGTTGGCCACAGAGAAGATGTCCTGCACGTTCTGCTCGGTGATCTCCAGCTCGGAGGTGTAGATGTAATGGAGGATCTTGCCCATGACGTCTGGGTCGACATCTTCCAAGCTGACCTCCCTCTTCTTGCTCTCTTCCATGTCTGAGAGGAACATGGCCCGGAAATACgggctgcaggctgccagcaccAGCCGATGGCAGGGAAACTCCTTCCCTTTCACTTTCAAGACACAGTCCAGAAACTTATTGTGGTCCAACATGTCTTTGAGTCCATCCTGGAGAAGAGTTTGCTGGTAGAGGCGCAATTCTTCCACTTGATCAAGAGGCAAACCCATGGTGATGAGCTCGTTCTTTGCCCCAATCCTTCTTTTATGGATAAATATCGGTGGCTCTACCTAAACCTGAGTAAAGAAACTTGCTCAAAGCAGAGCTCACAGCCTCGCGGGCTTCCAGACCGCTGGCACACCAGGAATGTGAAATGCTTGCTCCAATCCCAGCTGTCTGTGCACTTCAGCTTCCAGCTCGGGGCTTTATATAtagacacagcactgcagagcttAAGGAACCCATACTGCAGCATGTGTAAGCCGATCACCCTTTAATATGACACATTGgacagggaggaagggagggggctgggggaacAGCTGTAATTCCAGCCTCAGAAATTCAGGAAGGGTCTGTCAGCCCATGAGTcactgcagggagagcagcaggttTGGCTGCTGTGACACCACGGGGGACACGTGCGACCCATGGGCTCGGGGAGAGTGAATCTAACAGCCCAATCTGCCTTTTGGGTCATGGGTGGCAAATCTGGGACTTCCTCCTGATGCTCTGAAAGTGCTGGACCTTTAGCTGTGCTAAAAACAGGCCATGAAGTCAAAGCTGGGAAGATGTGCTAAG comes from Lonchura striata isolate bLonStr1 chromosome 1, bLonStr1.mat, whole genome shotgun sequence and encodes:
- the KLHL40 gene encoding kelch-like protein 40 gives rise to the protein MGLPLDQVEELRLYQQTLLQDGLKDMLDHNKFLDCVLKVKGKEFPCHRLVLAACSPYFRAMFLSDMEESKKREVSLEDVDPDVMGKILHYIYTSELEITEQNVQDIFSVANMFQIPSIFTVCVSFLQKRLCLSNCLAIFRLGLMLDCARLAVAARDFICDRFALISRDEEFYQLSPDELIAIISSDSLNVEKEESVFEVVMKWVGTKDRESRQKALPVIFESIRFRLMPNDYIKDHVENHAMVKSSPELLKKLQMVKDSQKGKFTVVKKKKVKKNSENQAKENVVNGAVDEGEDTEEDALPGILNDTMRFGMFLQDLIFMVSDSGAVAYDPNANECYFASLSTQIPKNHVSLVTKENQIFIVGGLYYNEDNKEDPMSSYFLQYDHLDADWLGMPPLPSPRCLFGLGEAENSIFVVGGKELKEGEKTLDSVLCYDRLSFKWGEADPLPYAVYGHAVVSHKDLVYVIGGKGSDKKCLKKMCVYNPAKFEWKEMAPMKTARSLFGATVHKDKIFVAAGVTDSGLTSSVEVYDITTNKWDTFTEFPQERSSVSLVSLSGVLYLLGGFATVETESGELVPTELNDVWRYDEEQKKWEGVLREIQYASGATFLPVRLNVLRLTKM